A region from the Nonlabens sp. YIK11 genome encodes:
- a CDS encoding peroxiredoxin-like family protein has translation MKPTQKVPHLELDLINDTQWSMAKQDPEKYTLILFYRGYHCPVCKKQLESLKDKLTDFVDRGVNVIAISMDTEERAKKTGDEWDIESIPVGYNLTKEQAQEWGLYLSEGISEKEPELFSEPGLFLIKKDGTLYGSTVQTMPFARPQLDDLLNAIDFIEDKGYPARGGA, from the coding sequence ATGAAACCTACTCAAAAAGTACCACATCTAGAACTCGATCTCATCAACGATACCCAATGGTCCATGGCAAAGCAGGACCCAGAAAAGTATACGTTGATCTTGTTTTATCGTGGCTATCACTGCCCAGTTTGCAAAAAGCAATTGGAATCTTTGAAAGATAAATTAACTGATTTTGTAGATCGCGGCGTGAATGTTATCGCGATAAGCATGGACACTGAAGAGCGCGCTAAAAAAACGGGCGATGAATGGGATATTGAAAGCATTCCTGTAGGATACAACCTAACGAAAGAACAAGCCCAAGAATGGGGTCTTTACCTATCTGAAGGTATTAGCGAGAAAGAACCTGAATTGTTCTCTGAACCAGGACTGTTCCTCATCAAAAAAGACGGAACGTTATATGGTAGTACCGTGCAAACCATGCCATTTGCCAGACCACAACTGGATGATCTTCTAAACGCTATCGATTTTATTGAAGACAAGGGTTATCCTGCTCGTGGAGGAGCTTAA
- the ruvB gene encoding Holliday junction branch migration DNA helicase RuvB, whose translation MNEHLDASGDNFSNEEHDIERALRPLSFDDFAGQDQILENLKIFVQAANQRGDALDHTLFHGPPGLGKTTLAHILAAELGVGIKVTSGPVLDKPGDLAGLLTNLDERDVLFIDEIHRLSPIVEEYLYSAMEDYKIDIMIETGPNARTVQINLAPFTLIGATTRSGLLTAPMRARFGISSRLQYYTTELLSTIVERSSEILQVQIDQEAAIEIAGRSRGTPRIANALLRRVRDFAQIKGTGNIDLDISRYSLKALNVDAHGLDEMDNKILTTIIDKFKGGPVGITTLSTAVSESAETIEEVYEPFLIQQGFIIRTPRGREVTEHAYKHLGRTPNARMGGLFDQ comes from the coding sequence ATGAATGAGCACCTAGACGCAAGCGGCGATAATTTTTCTAATGAAGAGCACGACATAGAGCGTGCCTTAAGGCCGTTATCATTTGACGATTTTGCTGGTCAGGACCAAATATTGGAGAACTTAAAAATCTTCGTCCAGGCGGCAAATCAACGTGGTGATGCTTTAGACCACACTCTTTTTCACGGTCCTCCAGGATTGGGAAAAACCACACTGGCGCATATTCTCGCTGCAGAATTAGGCGTAGGCATCAAGGTGACTTCAGGACCAGTTCTGGATAAACCTGGTGATCTCGCTGGATTGTTGACCAATCTTGACGAGCGTGATGTCCTTTTTATAGATGAGATCCATAGGCTTAGTCCTATTGTAGAAGAATACCTCTATAGCGCGATGGAAGACTATAAGATCGACATCATGATCGAGACTGGTCCTAATGCCCGTACGGTACAGATCAATCTTGCACCTTTCACTCTTATTGGAGCGACAACTCGTAGCGGTCTATTAACCGCACCCATGCGAGCCAGATTTGGGATTTCATCAAGATTACAATATTATACTACAGAACTTTTATCCACCATCGTGGAACGCAGCAGCGAGATCCTACAGGTACAAATCGATCAGGAAGCTGCCATTGAAATTGCGGGACGCAGTCGTGGTACACCGCGTATTGCAAATGCATTGCTTAGAAGAGTGCGTGATTTTGCTCAAATCAAAGGAACAGGAAATATCGATCTGGATATTTCCAGATATTCACTTAAAGCACTGAACGTAGATGCACACGGTCTGGATGAAATGGACAACAAAATATTGACGACCATCATCGACAAATTTAAAGGTGGACCCGTAGGTATCACTACGCTTTCTACAGCTGTTTCAGAAAGTGCGGAAACCATCGAGGAAGTCTACGAGCCGTTCTTGATTCAGCAAGGTTTTATCATCAGGACACCTCGTGGCCGTGAAGTGACAGAGCATGCCTACAAACATCTAGGCAGAACGCCTAATGCAAGAATGGGTGGTCTTTTCGACCAATAG
- a CDS encoding cytochrome P450, whose translation MSKTRQIYNDPLPFHRENFQRYSNTFKISPKPGLTIHFTCDTELTKHILQTNQRNYNKSSLQTDDLGKYIGHGLLTENGEKWRANRKLVQPAFYKKQIATLMDSMDQVIQKELSRITLDKPVDIHEIFSDLAFKVVARSLFYLEDMDERIARLQYITEAAQKMLIKELRVPWMLWYFNSKWLSGTSSISYHMELIEEARSILQEIINQRRTEKKEYGDLLDMLLQSTYEDGSHMTDPQLIDEILVLFIAGHETTANALTFATQLLAHHTDKAAIARNEIDQLESDDLMVQMKELEYTRQVLEETMRMYPPAYVTDRVAVEDDVCGDISLPAGSIWLISFYEMHRRQDLWDQPETFLPERFNAEIKKQWNDQYFPFGAGPRMCIGNNFAMYEMALVIKNILKNYDLKPIGDVIEYHPLITLRPKNAHVTFTARA comes from the coding sequence TTGTCAAAAACCAGGCAGATCTACAATGATCCGCTGCCTTTTCATAGGGAGAATTTCCAGAGGTACAGCAATACATTTAAGATAAGCCCTAAGCCTGGCTTGACTATTCATTTTACCTGCGACACAGAGCTTACAAAGCATATCCTCCAAACCAATCAGCGCAATTACAACAAGTCCAGCCTACAAACAGATGATCTTGGTAAATACATAGGTCACGGATTGTTAACTGAAAATGGCGAGAAGTGGCGTGCCAACCGCAAGCTGGTCCAGCCGGCATTTTACAAGAAACAAATTGCCACACTCATGGATTCCATGGATCAGGTGATTCAAAAAGAGCTGTCCAGGATTACTCTGGATAAACCCGTTGATATTCATGAAATATTCAGTGATCTAGCTTTTAAAGTGGTTGCGCGCAGCCTGTTCTATCTAGAAGATATGGATGAGCGCATCGCACGCTTGCAATATATTACCGAGGCGGCTCAAAAAATGTTGATCAAAGAACTACGTGTGCCGTGGATGCTTTGGTACTTCAATAGTAAATGGCTTTCAGGAACCTCGAGTATTTCTTATCACATGGAATTGATAGAAGAGGCACGATCCATTTTGCAGGAAATCATCAATCAGCGCAGGACAGAGAAAAAGGAATACGGCGATCTACTGGACATGCTGTTGCAATCCACCTATGAAGATGGGTCCCATATGACCGATCCACAATTGATAGACGAGATCCTTGTATTGTTTATCGCAGGTCATGAAACCACGGCAAACGCATTGACTTTTGCCACGCAATTGCTCGCACATCATACAGATAAGGCCGCCATTGCCAGAAATGAAATTGACCAACTGGAAAGCGATGACCTCATGGTCCAGATGAAGGAACTGGAATACACACGACAAGTCCTTGAAGAAACCATGAGAATGTATCCGCCAGCTTATGTGACAGATCGCGTGGCGGTAGAAGACGATGTTTGCGGTGATATCTCATTACCTGCTGGCAGCATCTGGCTCATCAGTTTTTATGAAATGCATCGGCGTCAGGATTTATGGGACCAGCCAGAAACCTTCCTGCCAGAACGCTTTAATGCCGAAATCAAAAAGCAATGGAACGACCAATACTTTCCGTTTGGCGCTGGGCCACGCATGTGTATAGGTAATAATTTTGCGATGTACGAGATGGCTTTGGTCATCAAGAACATCTTGAAAAACTATGATCTCAAGCCTATTGGCGATGTCATCGAGTACCATCCGTTGATCACTTTACGACCCAAAAACGCCCATGTCACCTTCACTGCTAGAGCTTAG
- a CDS encoding NADP-dependent malic enzyme: protein MSSKPSRRREALVYHAKPTPGKIKVVPTKKYSSQRDLSLAYSPGVAEPCLEIVKDKANVYKYTTKGNLVAVISNGTAVLGLGDIGPEASKPVMEGKGLLFKIFADLDCFDIEVDTKDVEEFIATVKNIAPTFGGINLEDIKAPEAFEIERRLKEELDIPVMHDDQHGTAIISSAALLNALELAEKNIEDVKIIVSGAGSAAISCTSLYVKLGARLENIMMFDIDGLITKYRTDLGKMQMQFATSREAMSLEEAMVGADVFLGLSAGNIVSQKMVQSMSDNPIVFAMANPTPEIDYDLAMAAREDIIMATGRSDHPNQVNNVLGFPFIFRGAMDVRATKINEEMKLAATYALANLAKEAVPEQVNIAYGELKLNFGRDYIIPKPFDPRLISTIPPAVARAAMESGVAQEPITDWEKYEEQLLSRMGSDNKLVRLLLNRARTNPKRIVFAEADNVDVLKAAQIVLEEGIGTPILLGRKDVIEEMMADLDFDQPCLIIDPKTDEESARRDRYAHEFWKLRQRKGVTEFDAGKTIRQRNYFAAMMVKVGDADALITGVAQSYPRSVRPMMEIIGMAPGVDKIATTNLMITDRGPLFISDTSINIDPDAIELAKIAQMTGRTAAMFGIDPVMAMISYANFGSSKHPNASKVTDAVKYLHQYYPSIVVDGEIQTDFALNADMLQQKFPFSKLAGKKVNTLIFPNLESSNSTYKLLKELRGIDSIGPIMMGMQKPCHILQLGASVDEIVNMAAVAVIDAQQKEKRAAELSKSGKTA from the coding sequence ATGAGCAGCAAACCTAGCAGAAGAAGAGAAGCACTGGTTTATCACGCCAAACCTACACCTGGAAAAATCAAGGTAGTACCTACCAAAAAATATAGCAGTCAGCGAGATTTGTCACTGGCCTACAGTCCTGGCGTTGCAGAGCCTTGTCTGGAAATTGTCAAGGATAAAGCAAACGTCTATAAATACACTACTAAAGGGAATTTAGTGGCTGTGATCAGTAACGGTACCGCTGTTTTGGGCTTGGGCGACATAGGTCCTGAGGCCAGTAAACCCGTCATGGAAGGAAAAGGACTGCTGTTTAAAATCTTTGCAGACCTTGATTGTTTTGACATTGAGGTAGATACCAAAGACGTAGAAGAGTTTATCGCAACGGTCAAAAATATCGCACCTACTTTTGGTGGGATCAATCTGGAAGACATCAAAGCTCCAGAGGCTTTTGAAATTGAGCGCAGACTCAAGGAAGAACTGGACATACCGGTCATGCATGATGACCAACACGGTACGGCAATTATTTCCAGTGCAGCGTTATTGAACGCCTTAGAACTCGCCGAAAAAAATATTGAGGACGTCAAGATTATCGTTTCTGGTGCGGGAAGTGCCGCGATTTCCTGTACATCACTTTACGTGAAACTAGGAGCGAGGTTGGAGAACATCATGATGTTTGATATAGATGGTCTTATCACAAAATATAGAACGGATTTAGGTAAAATGCAAATGCAGTTTGCCACCAGTCGCGAGGCGATGTCTTTAGAAGAGGCTATGGTAGGTGCAGACGTCTTTTTGGGACTTTCTGCAGGTAATATTGTATCGCAAAAAATGGTGCAATCCATGAGTGATAACCCCATTGTTTTTGCGATGGCAAACCCGACGCCAGAAATTGATTATGATCTAGCCATGGCGGCTCGTGAGGATATCATTATGGCCACAGGTCGCAGCGATCATCCTAACCAGGTGAATAATGTATTGGGTTTCCCATTTATTTTTAGAGGTGCGATGGACGTTCGCGCCACAAAAATCAATGAAGAAATGAAGCTGGCGGCGACTTATGCACTGGCTAACCTAGCCAAAGAAGCCGTACCAGAGCAAGTCAATATTGCCTATGGAGAGTTGAAGCTCAACTTTGGCCGTGATTACATCATCCCTAAGCCATTCGATCCACGATTGATATCTACCATACCGCCAGCCGTCGCTAGAGCGGCAATGGAATCTGGAGTGGCTCAAGAGCCTATTACAGATTGGGAAAAATACGAGGAGCAATTGCTTAGCCGTATGGGATCTGACAATAAGCTCGTAAGATTATTGTTGAACCGTGCCAGAACAAATCCAAAAAGAATTGTTTTTGCCGAAGCAGATAATGTTGACGTTCTAAAAGCCGCACAAATCGTGTTGGAAGAAGGCATAGGAACACCTATACTTTTAGGAAGAAAAGATGTCATTGAAGAAATGATGGCAGATCTGGATTTTGATCAGCCGTGTTTGATCATTGACCCTAAAACAGATGAGGAGTCTGCGAGACGTGATCGTTATGCTCATGAATTCTGGAAACTGCGCCAGCGCAAAGGAGTCACCGAATTTGATGCAGGTAAAACCATACGACAGCGCAATTATTTTGCAGCGATGATGGTTAAGGTAGGAGATGCAGATGCGTTAATCACTGGTGTGGCACAATCGTATCCGCGATCCGTGCGACCCATGATGGAAATTATAGGAATGGCTCCTGGTGTCGATAAAATCGCTACGACAAACCTCATGATCACAGATCGAGGGCCGTTGTTCATTTCTGACACTTCCATCAACATAGATCCTGACGCTATTGAGTTGGCCAAAATTGCCCAAATGACTGGCAGGACTGCAGCCATGTTTGGTATTGATCCTGTAATGGCTATGATCTCTTATGCTAACTTTGGATCGAGCAAACACCCTAATGCTTCAAAGGTGACCGACGCTGTCAAATACCTGCATCAATATTATCCTAGTATAGTGGTAGATGGAGAGATCCAGACGGACTTTGCCTTGAATGCCGATATGCTCCAGCAAAAGTTTCCTTTCTCAAAACTGGCAGGAAAAAAAGTCAACACGCTTATTTTTCCTAACCTGGAAAGCAGTAACTCCACCTACAAATTGTTGAAAGAATTGCGTGGCATTGACTCCATAGGACCTATCATGATGGGAATGCAAAAACCCTGTCACATACTACAATTGGGTGCCAGTGTTGACGAGATCGTCAACATGGCCGCTGTGGCCGTGATCGATGCACAACAAAAGGAAAAAAGAGCAGCTGAACTTTCTAAAAGCGGGAAGACGGCATAG
- the ruvA gene encoding Holliday junction branch migration protein RuvA, protein MIAQLQGQLVEKNLTDVIIDCAGVGYFVEISLHTYSLIPDGDLVKLYTYMLVREDAHRLFGFMEKSEREVFKLLISVSGIGANTARTMLSSLDPSQIAQAIANGDVRTIQSVKGIGAKTAQRVILDLRDKILQVLEDPQISVLPSNRGREEALSALETLGYLRKQAQKVVDKILSSKPDASTEQLIKEALKQL, encoded by the coding sequence ATGATAGCCCAATTGCAAGGCCAGCTGGTCGAGAAAAATCTTACTGATGTCATTATAGACTGTGCCGGCGTAGGTTATTTTGTAGAGATATCACTTCATACCTATTCTTTAATTCCAGATGGCGACCTTGTCAAGCTATACACCTATATGCTGGTGCGGGAAGATGCGCACCGACTTTTTGGTTTTATGGAAAAAAGTGAGCGGGAAGTTTTCAAACTGCTCATTTCAGTTTCTGGTATAGGTGCAAACACGGCGCGTACCATGTTGTCTAGTCTAGATCCATCCCAGATCGCGCAAGCTATCGCAAATGGTGACGTTAGAACCATTCAAAGTGTCAAGGGAATAGGAGCAAAAACGGCGCAACGTGTCATTCTGGACCTGCGCGACAAAATTCTTCAAGTACTGGAAGATCCACAGATTTCTGTATTGCCAAGCAATAGAGGCCGCGAAGAGGCGTTATCTGCATTGGAAACCCTAGGTTATCTGCGCAAACAAGCTCAAAAGGTGGTCGACAAGATCCTTTCCAGCAAGCCAGATGCCAGCACAGAACAACTCATTAAGGAAGCACTTAAACAATTATAG